The sequence below is a genomic window from uncultured Fretibacterium sp..
GAGCCAAAGGGAGATGTACTGATCGTGCAGAAAGGCGGGGTAGTCCTGCGACAGAGGAGGGCGTCCGAACGAGAAGACCTCCGGACGGGACTCCAGGAGACGTCGCAGCGCCTTGGGCGTTCCTCCGTCCATGACGGTCGTCACCTTCCCCTCCTTCTTACTGTCGAGCTCCTGGATCAGGAGTTCCTGTTCCTTCCCCTTGCTCCACGCGGCCCAGTCGGCGGAGGCGGGACGCTCGATCCGGCAGCCCGCGGCCTCGAGAAGGGCCCCGCTGTACCCCGTCAGGTCGTACACGGGGATGTCCCGCAGGATCTGTCGCCCAGCGAGCACGGATCCGGAGAGCCGCGCCTGGAACTCCGCCAGACGGCGCTGATAATAGGGGTAGTTCGCGGGGTCCCAGTCCGCAAGCACCGTCAGCACGCGCTGGGCGACGAAGGGAAGCACCGACGGGTCCGAGAGCGCGGCGTCGATCTGCGGCGTCTCGATGGGAAACGGCAGGTACAGCGCCCTGAAATTGGAAAACTTGCCGGCGTCCAGCCGGACACGGTGGGCGTCGTCGGAATCGAGCGCCATGACCCGGGCGTCCCTGCTCAGGGAACGAAGCGTCCTCCCCCGCGCGGCCGGCACGGCGTCCCCGTTCGGGTTCCATTCCAGGAGCGGCACGACCGCGACGTTCGGGCCGCCGATGAAGGAGGTCAGCAGGGCCAGCCAGGGCAGGGTCACGACGACATCCAGCGCCTCTGCCCCCGCGCGGAACGGCAGGGTAAGGAGAAAGGAGAACAGGAGGAGAAGCCTCAGCCCTCTCACGAAGGAGCCCCCCCGGCTTCGCTTTCCGCCGTCTCGTTTTCCTTCGCCTCGTTTTCCTCTGCCTCGAGGTCCTGCAGGACCAGCCCGGCGACCAGCTCCTCCGCCTCCCTGCGGCTCGTCCCGACCCCGACGCGATCGGCGTTCCCCACCCGAAGCCGGACCTGGAAACGAGGGGAATGGGACGGGCCGGAGACCGAGACGACCTCGTAGTGCGGGATCCCAAGGTCCCGCGCCTGCAGCAGGATCTGGAGGCGGGACTTGGCGTCCAGCTCTGCGCCGTCCTCCCCGGCGGCGTCCGGACCGCCGAAAAACAGGCGGCGCACCACGCGCTCCGCCTCCAGGACGCCGCCGTCCAGACAGACGGCCCCGATCAGGGCCTCCAGGGCGTCCTCGCAGAGGGAGGGCGGGAGGTCCCGATTCCGCATGGACCGGCCGCGGAGAAGGGCCCCCGCGAGGTTCAGGGACTCAGCCCTGCGGCAGAGGGAGGACCTGCAGACCAGCGCGGAACGCATCTGCGAGAGCTCGCCCTCGGTCGCGTCCGGGCGCCGCTCGAACAGGATGCGCGCGACGAGGAAGCTCAGGACGGAGTCCCCCAGGAACTCCAGGCGCTCGTTGCTGAGCAACAGGCCGTGTTCGTTGGCGAACGAGGAATGACAGAGGGCCTCCTCCAGAAGCCCTCCGTCCTTGAAGCGGTAACCCAGCGCCTCCTGGAGCCCGTCCAGGTCTCGCCGGGCGAGCCGGGCGGCGTCCCCCTGACGGAGGTACGGCTCAAACGAAACGCTGAAAGGCGAGGACCCCGTTGTGCCCACCAAACCCAAAGCTGTTCACCAACAACCGGTCCACCTTTTTCTCCACGCCCCGGCCCGTCGAGAGGGTGATGTCACACTCGGGATCGGGGGTGGTGTAGTTCAGGGTGGGATGGATATAGCCCTGCTCGATGGCCTGGAAGGAGGCGATGGTCTCGAGCGCCCCGGCCGCGCCCAGGCAATGCCCGATCATGGACTTCGTGGAGGTGACGACGACGTCCTTCGCCCGCTCTCCGAAGACCTTGCGCACCATAAGGGACTCCATCTTGTCGTTCAGTCCGGTGGAGGTCCCGTGGGCGTTGATGTAGTCCACCTGCTCGGGGGACCAGCCGGCCATCCTCATGGCGTGTCTCGTGGCGTGGAGGGCGCCCTCGGCCTCGGGGTCCGGCGCCGTGATGTGGCCGGCGTCGCAGGACGTGCCGTACCCCACGAACTCCCCGTAGATATGCGCGCCCCGGGCCCTTGCGTGCTCCAGCTCCTCGAGGACCAGCACCCCGGCCCCCTCGCCCATGACGAACCCGTCGCGGTCCTTGTCGAAGGGACGGCTGGCCGTCTCGGGGGAGTCCATACGGGTGGACAGCGCCTTCATGGAGGCAAAGCCCGCGATGCTGATGGCACGCAGCGCGGCCTCGGCGCCGCCCGCCAGAATGACGTCCGCGTCGTCGCGGACGATCGTATGATAGGCCTCGCCCAGGCTGTGCAGCGAGGTCGCGCAGGCCGTCACGATGCAGAGGTTCGGCCCCTTGGCCCCGTGCACGATGGCCACGTAGGCCGTCGACATGTTGCTGATCATCATCGGGATGAAGTACGGGCTGACCCGGCGGGAGCCCTTCTCCATCATCGTCTTGAAGTTGTTGAACGAGGTCTCGATGCCGCCCTGCCCCGTTCCGATGTAAACCCCGAGACGATAGGGGTCCATGCTTTTGGTGTCCAGCTTCGCGTCCTCCACCGCCAGCTTCGAGGCGGCCACCGCAAACTGGATAGCCCGGTCGGAGCGCTTGGCCTCCTTGCCGTCCATCCACCGCGTCGGGTCGAAGTCCTTGATCTCGGCGCCGAACGTCACGGGGCAGTCCCCCAGCTCGAACGTCGTGATGGGGCCGACCCCGTTCCTTCCCTCCCGGAGCGCCCTCCAGTAGGCGTCCTTTCCCGTGGCGATGGGGCTTATGGGCCCAAGGCCCGTAACGACCACTCTTCTCATCTTCGTTTCACTCCCTGGCCGTGCCGTTCTATACGATAACGCCCGCCGCACGAGAGGAGGCGGGCCGCAGGTCTCATATTCTTCCAACTCTTCCAAATCATTCGACAGCCGTCTCGGTCCGCAGATTCAATGACGGGGGGAAGGCGTTCCTCCCCCCCCTCGAACAGCGGCGTTACTCGTCGACCCCGATCTTGCCCAGCGTGTAGCTCAGCGCCTCGCCCACCGAGGTGAGCTTCTCGGCGTCCTCGTCGGGGATCTCGATGTCGAACTCCTCCTCAATGCCCATGATCAGCTCCACGATATCCAGGGAATCGGCGCCCAGATCCTCCACGAACGTCGCCTCCGGCACGATCTGATCCTCCTCGACGTCAAGACGCTCCGTGATGATCTCCTTCAGCCTGGAAAGGACCTCCTCCTTCTTCATTGTTCCTCACCTCCCTCCAGCAATATATCCTTAACACATCGTCATCCCGCCGTCAACCGCCAGGACCTGGCCGGTGACGTAGGAACTCTCCTCGGAGGCAAAAAAGGCTACAGCCCGCGCCACGTCCTCGGGCGACCCCATGCGTCCCAGGGGGATCTGCCCCAGGATCGCCTCCTTGACCTGCTCCTTAAGCACGCCGGTCATATCGGTTCCGATGAATCCCGGAGCCACGACGTTGACCGTCACGCCGCGCGCGGCGTACTCCCGCGCCACGGACTTGGAAAATCCTATCAGCCCCGCCTTGGACGCGCTGTAGTTGGCCTGCCCGGCGTTGCCGACCAGTCCCACGACCGAGGCGATGTTGACGATGCGCCCCCATCGGGCCTTCGCCATGCCCCGAATGGCCTCCTTCGTGCAGTAGAACGCGGAGCTCAGGTTGGCCGCCAGCACGGCGTCCCACTCCTCGTATCTCATGCGCATCAGCAGGTTGTCGCGCGTGATCCCCGCGTTGTTGACGAGGATCTCGACCGGGCCCATTCCGGCCTCGACGGCCTTGAACAGGGCCTCGACCTGGGTACGGTCCGAGACGTCGGCCCTGAAGGCCGAGGCTCGTGCACCCAGCGCCGCCAGTTCGCCGCAGAGCGCCTCCGCGGCCTCCGCACTGGCGTTGTAGTTCACCGCGACGTCGCACCCGTTTTTGCCCAGGGTCAGGGCGATGGCGCGGCCAATCCCGCGCGAGCCCCCCGTGACCAGGGCCAGACGGCGCGCCATCAGGCGGACCTCAGGGCCGCAGCCATGGCCTCCAGCGTCTCGGGCGTCCCGGCAGCCATCAGGTTCAGCCCCTTGCGAACCCTCTTGTTCAGGCCGCAGAGCACCTCGCCGGGTCCCAACTCCAGGAACGTGTCCACGCCGTCGTCGGCCATGAAGGCCACCGAA
It includes:
- the rnc gene encoding ribonuclease III, with protein sequence MGTTGSSPFSVSFEPYLRQGDAARLARRDLDGLQEALGYRFKDGGLLEEALCHSSFANEHGLLLSNERLEFLGDSVLSFLVARILFERRPDATEGELSQMRSALVCRSSLCRRAESLNLAGALLRGRSMRNRDLPPSLCEDALEALIGAVCLDGGVLEAERVVRRLFFGGPDAAGEDGAELDAKSRLQILLQARDLGIPHYEVVSVSGPSHSPRFQVRLRVGNADRVGVGTSRREAEELVAGLVLQDLEAEENEAKENETAESEAGGAPS
- the fabF gene encoding beta-ketoacyl-ACP synthase II, whose protein sequence is MRRVVVTGLGPISPIATGKDAYWRALREGRNGVGPITTFELGDCPVTFGAEIKDFDPTRWMDGKEAKRSDRAIQFAVAASKLAVEDAKLDTKSMDPYRLGVYIGTGQGGIETSFNNFKTMMEKGSRRVSPYFIPMMISNMSTAYVAIVHGAKGPNLCIVTACATSLHSLGEAYHTIVRDDADVILAGGAEAALRAISIAGFASMKALSTRMDSPETASRPFDKDRDGFVMGEGAGVLVLEELEHARARGAHIYGEFVGYGTSCDAGHITAPDPEAEGALHATRHAMRMAGWSPEQVDYINAHGTSTGLNDKMESLMVRKVFGERAKDVVVTSTKSMIGHCLGAAGALETIASFQAIEQGYIHPTLNYTTPDPECDITLSTGRGVEKKVDRLLVNSFGFGGHNGVLAFQRFV
- the acpP gene encoding acyl carrier protein, which translates into the protein MKKEEVLSRLKEIITERLDVEEDQIVPEATFVEDLGADSLDIVELIMGIEEEFDIEIPDEDAEKLTSVGEALSYTLGKIGVDE
- the fabG gene encoding 3-oxoacyl-[acyl-carrier-protein] reductase, producing the protein MARRLALVTGGSRGIGRAIALTLGKNGCDVAVNYNASAEAAEALCGELAALGARASAFRADVSDRTQVEALFKAVEAGMGPVEILVNNAGITRDNLLMRMRYEEWDAVLAANLSSAFYCTKEAIRGMAKARWGRIVNIASVVGLVGNAGQANYSASKAGLIGFSKSVAREYAARGVTVNVVAPGFIGTDMTGVLKEQVKEAILGQIPLGRMGSPEDVARAVAFFASEESSYVTGQVLAVDGGMTMC